One window of Quercus robur chromosome 12, dhQueRobu3.1, whole genome shotgun sequence genomic DNA carries:
- the LOC126710601 gene encoding protein SRC2 homolog isoform X1, translated as MEMKHLEITMNSARGLKKVNHLHAMDVYAVVTLSSNPQTEQRTPVDKGCGSKPMWNHTMKFTFDEAVAKMNYLFLNIKLRHHGHIRGDKEIGEVLVPVKELLDKAEEGNSVKYLTYQVREPSGKLKGELNLSYKFEDDTPIVTAYPPPHVGTSSSSAYTPTRLNIPQTYNPPQSGTSQSTMGYPIHGGDLPPPPLPEGYPTPPPGLGYHCHGQPQVVQPQQPAGKNSGNNNVGLELGMAVVGGMLGGILIGELVPESDDGASNGADNTRKDY; from the coding sequence ATGGAGATGAAACACTTGGAGATAACTATGAACTCTGCAAGGGGTCTCAAAAAAGTGAATCATCTTCATGCTATGGACGTGTATGCCGTGGTCACACTGTCCAGCAACCCCCAAACTGAGCAAAGAACTCCTGTGGACAAGGGTTGTGGCTCAAAGCCCATGTGGAACCACACCATGAAGTTCACTTTTGATGAAGCCGTGGCAAAGATGAATTACCTTTTTCTCAACATCAAGCTCAGGCACCATGGACACATCCGTGGAGACAAGGAGATTGGAGAGGTCTTGGTCCCTGTGAAAGAGCTTTTAGACAAAGCTGAAGAAGGCAACTCTGTTAAGTATTTGACATACCAAGTTAGAGAACCCTCTGGCAAGCTAAAAGGGGAACTAAACTTGTCCTATAAGTTTGAGGATGATACACCAATAGTTACTGCCTATCCTCCTCCGCATGTAGGAACGAGTAGTAGCTCAGCTTACACACCAACAAGATTGAATATCCCACAAACTTATAACCCTCCTCAAAGTGGTACTTCACAATCTACAATGGGATATCCTATTCATGGTGGGGATCTACCACCGCCACCGCTACCGGAGGGCTATCCCACACCACCACCAGGGTTGGGATATCATTGTCATGGGCAGCCACAGGTGGTGCAGCCACAGCAGCCAGCTGGGAAGAATAGTGGGAATAATAATGTTGGGTTAGAATTGGGCATGGCAGTGGTGGGAGGAATGCTTGGTGGAATTTTGATCGGAGAATTGGTGCCTGAATCTGATGATGGAGCTTCTAATGGTGCAGATAATACCAGGAAGGATTACTAG
- the LOC126710601 gene encoding protein SRC2 homolog isoform X2: MEMKHLEITMNSARGLKKVNHLHAMDVYAVVTLSSNPQTEQRTPVDKGCGSKPMWNHTMKFTFDEAVAKMNYLFLNIKLKHHGHIRGDKDIGEVLVPVKELLDKAEEGNFVKYLTYQVRESSGKPQGELNLSYRFEDDTPIVTAYPPPHVGTSSSSAYIPSRLNIPQTYNPPQSSTPQSTMGYPSHGRIPPPPPLPEGYPTPPPGLGYHHHGKPQVVQPQQPAGKNSGNNNVGLELGMAVVGGMLGGILLGELVYESDDGASNDAENTR, translated from the exons ATGGAGATGAAACACTTGGAGATAACTATGAACTCTGCAAGGGGTCTCAAAAAAGTGAATCATCTTCATGCTATGGACGTGTATGCCGTGGTCACACTGTCCAGCAACCCCCAAACTGAGCAAAGAACTCCTGTGGACAAGGGTTGTGGCTCAAAGCCCATGTGGAACCACACCATGAAGTTCACTTTTGATGAAGCCGTGGCAAAGATGAATTAC CTCTTTCTCAACATCAAGCTCAAGCACCATGGCCACATCCGTGGAGACAAGGATATTGGAGAGGTCTTGGTCCCTGTAAAAGAGCTTTTAGACAAAGCTGAAGAAGGCAACTTTGTTAAGTATTTGACATACCAAGTTAGAGAATCCTCTGGTAAGCCACAAGGGGAACTAAACTTGTCCTATAGGTTTGAGGATGATACACCAATAGTTACTGCCTATCCTCCTCCACATGTAGGAACGAGTAGTAGCTCAGCTTATATACCATCAAGATTGAATATCCCACAAACTTATAACCCTCCTCAAAGTAGTACTCCACAATCTACAATGGGATATCCTAGTCATGGTAGGATTCCACCACCGCCACCGCTACCGGAGGGCTATCCCACACCACCACCAGGGTTGGGATATCATCATCATGGGAAGCCACAGGTGGTGCAGCCACAGCAGCCAGCTGGGAAGAATAGTGGGAATAATAATGTTGGGTTAGAATTGGGCATGGCAGTGGTGGGAGGAATGCTTGGTGGAATTTTGTTGGGAGAATTGGTGTATGAATCTGATGATGGAGCTTCTAATGATGCAGAAAATACCAGGTAG